In Phoenix dactylifera cultivar Barhee BC4 unplaced genomic scaffold, palm_55x_up_171113_PBpolish2nd_filt_p 000152F, whole genome shotgun sequence, the following are encoded in one genomic region:
- the LOC120104956 gene encoding UPF0481 protein At3g47200-like encodes MDSSEKAKGKEKVETMEVSETISSVGGEGNPSAAGGLSPGDILATDVWAETMLDKIKVLQKPPSHTASKSISTAPASTEDRDKKLYEPRAVAIGPYHRKTENNYFRITDKHKLWCVQEVIGFHPKKEEEEEVIGDSYKQDLGKFLGKMKERERDAVNFYRECYGTDNNFGMNSKSFLEMLMLDSCFILFALSLHYNPVKVLPFVGGLEDGPWAPRDIVGASELVKTDLLLLNSQIPFFILEDVFNMQIAIHPNEYIYTEGNEGQPTIRKVALKFFGTLGLECNGSNDTETEEVHHLLHLYHMYLKPTKHRAASLPGDTFIIINPRRYLPSATELQRKSAVNFKVKKTVGVPQCVLDVTTRKSGDIQVPALGVYDHTNILLHNLINFEQSLGNMDSYITAYVAFLNHIVQREEDVELLDTRGVLEHRLTSRAEVVAVFRQLHNVIDHYKTPGYLASVYEEVNDRCTSKWRRIYADGKQRYCSNVWLSMSFVAGIALSVLALIQTIYAVEGYKRK; translated from the coding sequence ATGGACTCCTCCGAGAAGGCCAAAGGAAAGGAGAAGGTGGAGACCATGGAAGTGAGCGAAACCATCAGTTCTGTTGGAGGGGAGGGTAACCCCAGTGCAGCAGGCGGCCTTTCCCCTGGCGATATCCTAGCTACGGACGTTTGGGCCGAAACAATGCTGGATAAAATCAAAGTCCTTCAGAAGCCACCTAGTCACACTGCATCCAAAAGCATCAGCACAGCTCCTGCAAGCACTGAGGACCGTGACAAGAAGCTTTACGAGCCAAGGGCGGTGGCCATCGGTCCCTACCACCGGAAGACGGAGAATAATTATTTCAGAATCACGGATAAACACAAACTGTGGTGTGTGCAAGAAGTGATCGGCTTTcacccaaaaaaagaagaagaagaagaagtgatCGGCGATAGTTACAAACAAGACCTCGGTAAATTCCTCGGTAAGatgaaggagagggaaagagatgCTGTGAATTTTTATCGTGAATGTTATGGGACAGACAATAACTTCGGCATGAATTCCAAAAGTTTTCTGGAGATGCTAATGCTTGATAGCTGCTTCATCTTGTTTGCGCTTTCATTGCATTATAATCCTGTCAAGGTACTCCCTTTTGTGGGTGGCCTTGAAGATGGACCATGGGCACCACGTGATATAGTGGGGGCATCGGAGCTTGTCAAGACTGACTTGCTGTTGCTCAACAGCCAAATCCCTTTCTTTATCCTTGAGGATGTTTTCAATATGCAAATTGCTATTCACCCAAACGAATATATTTACACTGAAGGCAATGAAGGCCAACCCACAATCAGAAAAGTTGCTCTCAAGTTTTTTGGTACTCTCGGTTTAGAATGCAACGGTTCGAATGACACAGAAACAGAGGAGGTTCATCATCTGCTTCATTTGTACCACATGTATTTGAAGCCAACGAAGCATCGTGCTGCAAGCCTTCCTGGAGATacatttataattatcaatccACGGCGATATCTCCCCAGCGCAACAGAGCTCCAACGAAAGTCCGCGGTGAATTTTAAGGTGAAAAAAACGGTAGGTGTGCCACAATGCGTGCTCGACGTAACGACGAGGAAATCTGGAGATATCCAGGTGCCGGCATTGGGCGTCTATGACCATACCAATATTCTCCTCCATAATCTAATCAACTTTGAGCAGTCTCTTGGCAACATGGACTCGTACATCACAGCCTACGTCGCATTCTTGAATCACATCGTGCAGAGAGAAGAAGACGTGGAGCTGCTTGATACAAGAGGGGTGTTGGAGCACAGATTGACCAGCCGTGCGGAGGTGGTCGCTGTCTTCAGGCAATTACATAATGTGATCGATCATTATAAGACGCCCGGTTACTTGGCTAGCGTATACGAGGAGGTGAATGATCGTTGCACCAGCAAGTGGCGCAGAATCTATGCCGATGGGAAGCAACGTTATTGCTCCAATGTATGGCTGAGCATGTCGTTTGTTGCCGGCATCGCTCTATCAGTTCTCGCCCTCATCCAGACCATCTACGCCGTCGAGGGCTACAAGAGAAAATGA